The sequence CGATTAATATTAGTAAGAAGCTAGGTGTAATCTCCTGGACAATCTTCTTCTCTTTATTACTTCTTCTTCCGTTAGGTAGAGAGTTTTTTTCTTCGATATCATACGCTATTTTTGATACGTTTTACCGGGTAGGTTCTTTAGTTTTTGGAGGAGGACATGTTGTGCTTCCAATGCTTGAAAGAGAAGTGGTACCAAATGGATGGTTATCTGAGGAAATGTTTTTAACAGGCTATGCAGCGGCGCAAGCTGTACCAGGACCTTTGTTTACGCTCTCAGCCTTTCTCGGCGGAGCTATTGGAGGCTGGGAAATCGCGTTAATCGCTGTTCTTGGTATCTTTCTACCATCATTTCTATTATTAATTGGAGCACTTCCTTTTTGGAACACGATCCGTTCATTACCTTTTGCGCAAGGAGCTTTAAAGGGTGTGAATGCAGCTGTTGTAGGTATCTTGTTAGCTGCGCTTTATAATCCAGTGTTTACAAGTGCTGTCTTAAGTGGTGTAGACTTTGCTATTGTGTTAGTTGCATTTAGTTTACTGTATTATTGGAAATGGCCTGCATGGTTAATTGTAATATTAACAGCACTTTTAGGTTCACTAGCTACAATAATCAGTTAATTGGCAGCCTGAATCGGTATATCTTGTAAGCTGTTTAATTGGTATTCACTTATAAAAAGTGGGAGAAGTAAGGTTAAGTGGCATTTTTCTATAAAAAGAAGGATTCAGTGTTGTGTATACTGAATCCTTCTTATTTATATTAAGGAACTTCATGACCCATTGAGCTGTGGAGAATTTCAAACCACTGATCATGGTTTAGCGATATAGATAATGAATCAATGGCTGATTGAATGCGCTCTTTCTTTCCAGTACCGATAATAGGCATGATTTTGGTAGGGTGTTGTAACAACCACGAGTATAGGACTTGATCTATTCCGTCTGCACCGACTTCTTCCTTTATTTTATTTAATGTCCTCCGAAGCCTTTCTCCTTTTTCG is a genomic window of Bacillus spongiae containing:
- the chrA gene encoding chromate efflux transporter, with the protein product MKKWLEIFLVSFRLGLTSFGGPAAHLAYFREEYIKRRKWLDERSFADLIALCQFLPGPASSQVGISIGMVRGGIFGGVISWIGFTLPSVVALVIFAYIVESGDVVDSSWIHGLKLVAVAVVAQAIIGMGKKLTPDKQRVTIAVAAAIATLLVPTATAQLVIIGIAAIGGYLLYRSEEIEEVPNLPINISKKLGVISWTIFFSLLLLLPLGREFFSSISYAIFDTFYRVGSLVFGGGHVVLPMLEREVVPNGWLSEEMFLTGYAAAQAVPGPLFTLSAFLGGAIGGWEIALIAVLGIFLPSFLLLIGALPFWNTIRSLPFAQGALKGVNAAVVGILLAALYNPVFTSAVLSGVDFAIVLVAFSLLYYWKWPAWLIVILTALLGSLATIIS